In Candidatus Palauibacter soopunensis, the genomic stretch TGATGTCCCATGCCTCGTCGAGGGGCGTGCGCCAATCAACGCTGATCGCGTCGCCTCCCGCCTCCGCCACCGCGGCGTGTGTGGCGCCATAGTGCACGGTGGGGATCCCCTTCTCACGGAGCCGTTCCAGCAGGCGGCGTGAGTACGGAAGCACATGCGTCCGGTACCTGTGAGGGTCGAGGATGCCGCACCAGGAATCGAACACCTGGATCGCGCTGGCGCCGGCCTCGTACTGGGCGATCGCGAACTCCGCCAGGTGTTCGGCCCAGAACCCCGCGAGCCGGTCCCAGAGCGCCGGGGACCGGAGCATGAAGGCCCGCAGTTGCGCGAGCCGGCTGTCGCGCGTGCCGCGAGCGAGGTACGAACACAGCGTGAACGGGGCGCCCACGAAGCCGATGATCGGGCGCTCTTCGTCCGCGGCGAGGACGCGGATCGCCTCGAGCACGAACGCGAGGCGGTCGCGCGGCTCGAACGGGCGCAGGCGTTCCGCGTCGGCGAGGCCGCCCCAGGGGGGGAGGGGAACGGGCCCGACGCCGGCGCGCAGTTCGATCTCGATTCCGGCAGCCTCGAATGGCGTCGACAGATCCATGAAAAGGACGAGCGCGTCGACATCGAAGTACTCGAGCGGGAGTCGCGTGACCTGCGCGGCCGCCTGCGGGTCGCGTACAAGTTCGAGAAACCCGCGCTCCCGTCGGAGTTCGCGATAGGCGGGGAGGGAGCGTCCCGCCTGCCGCATGAACCACACCGGCGTCCGCTCCACGGGTTGGCGCGCGAGCGCGCGCAGAAGGAGATCGTTCATGGCCCGCCGATGTTACCCCGTCGCATGCCGAGCGCCAAACCGCCCGGTTGGACCCGTGGGCGACCTGTCGTAGCTTTCGGCCGACGACCTCGGATCTCTCTCGGGAGAAGCGATCATGAAACGCAGTGACCTTCGCACGCTCCTTCTTTCCGCCGTCCTCGGCTTCCTGCACATCGCGAACGCGGCCGCTCAGGAACCGGCGTTCGATATCCTGCTGCGTGGCGGACGCGTCCTGGACGGCACGGGGAATCCATGGTTCCGCGCGGATGTGGGGATTCGCGACGGGCGCATCCTCCGCGTCGGGGATCTGGCCGACGCCACGGCCGACCGCATGATCGAACTCGATGGCCGGTACGTCGTCCCCGGCTTCATCGACATTCATTCTCACGCGGACCAGGGACTCGACGCGGAGGGAGACGCCGGAAGCGAGGGTGCGCGCCGCCGGGCCGCCCCGAACCTCGTGAGTCAGGGCATCACCACCGTCGTCATCAACCAGGACGGCGGGGGGCAGTGGCCGATCTCGGACCAGCGCGGCCGCCTGGAGTCCCGCGGCCACGGCCCCAACGCGGCGCTTATGGTCGGGCACAACACGATCCGCCGCATGGCGCTCGGCGACGATTTCATGCGGCCATCGACCCCGGCCGAGGTTGAGCGCATGACGGAGATGGTGGAGCAGGGGATGGCGGAGGGCGCGTACGGCCTCAGCGCCGGGCTCGAGTACGTGCCGGGGATCTGG encodes the following:
- the hemE gene encoding uroporphyrinogen decarboxylase; its protein translation is MNDLLLRALARQPVERTPVWFMRQAGRSLPAYRELRRERGFLELVRDPQAAAQVTRLPLEYFDVDALVLFMDLSTPFEAAGIEIELRAGVGPVPLPPWGGLADAERLRPFEPRDRLAFVLEAIRVLAADEERPIIGFVGAPFTLCSYLARGTRDSRLAQLRAFMLRSPALWDRLAGFWAEHLAEFAIAQYEAGASAIQVFDSWCGILDPHRYRTHVLPYSRRLLERLREKGIPTVHYGATHAAVAEAGGDAISVDWRTPLDEAWDIIGPERAIQGNLDPACILAGDEAARAGTRDVLRRAGGRPGHVFNLGHGLHPDSDPEVIGAVVDEVRRWNPPDKNR